One Thermodesulfobacteriota bacterium genomic region harbors:
- a CDS encoding ABC transporter permease has translation MKILLALIKKESKEILRDPVTLATGIILPLVLLFIFGYAISLDIEHISMAVYDQDRSQESSKLIETFTASGYFDLKYHLVSFEGVDNVLDRGNASIVVIIPPDFSMDLHSERNAKIQMLLDGTFSTKALIISNYATAVVNEYSLELIDRYLTGKGLVVEAPVRIVPRVWYNPPLSSVNYIVPGLFAVLLMAFPPMLTALSIVREKERGTIEQIYVSPIKPSLFILGKIIPYGAIAFGEMLLILASGTLWFRIPFEGSITLLIVMSLIYVLTTVSIGLFVSTITRTQLAAVLLSLIIALMPSFLFSGFLFPITSMPYILQLYTYVFPARYFNDISRDIFLKGVGIEYLWGNMLSLIIYTLVLFVITSLRFKKKIA, from the coding sequence ATGAAAATTCTCCTGGCGCTTATTAAAAAGGAATCGAAAGAAATCCTGAGAGACCCCGTTACTTTGGCAACAGGGATTATTCTTCCATTGGTTTTACTATTCATATTCGGTTATGCAATTTCATTGGATATAGAACATATTTCCATGGCCGTATATGATCAGGACAGAAGCCAAGAGAGCAGTAAACTCATAGAGACATTTACAGCTAGTGGGTATTTCGACTTAAAATACCATCTTGTTTCTTTCGAGGGAGTGGATAATGTACTCGATAGAGGAAATGCCTCGATAGTAGTTATCATACCCCCTGATTTTTCAATGGACTTACATTCCGAAAGAAATGCAAAGATCCAAATGCTCTTGGATGGAACCTTTTCGACTAAGGCGCTTATAATATCGAATTATGCCACAGCCGTTGTGAATGAATATTCTCTAGAGCTTATAGACAGATACCTTACCGGCAAGGGACTGGTAGTTGAAGCACCTGTCAGAATAGTTCCCAGGGTATGGTACAACCCCCCTCTGAGCAGTGTGAATTACATTGTGCCGGGACTATTTGCTGTCTTGCTCATGGCCTTTCCTCCCATGCTCACTGCTTTGTCGATTGTGCGTGAAAAGGAAAGAGGCACAATAGAACAGATTTATGTCTCTCCGATAAAGCCGTCTCTCTTTATTCTCGGAAAGATTATACCCTATGGCGCAATAGCATTCGGTGAGATGCTTTTGATATTAGCATCCGGCACTCTCTGGTTCCGAATTCCATTCGAGGGAAGCATTACTCTCTTAATAGTTATGTCTCTTATATATGTTTTGACCACAGTTAGCATTGGGCTATTCGTGTCTACAATAACCAGGACTCAGCTCGCTGCTGTGCTTCTATCACTGATTATAGCCCTTATGCCCTCATTCTTATTCTCGGGCTTCCTTTTTCCCATTACAAGTATGCCATACATACTTCAGCTCTATACTTACGTCTTCCCGGCCAGATACTTCAATGATATCAGCAGAGACATATTTTTAAAAGGAGTGGGGATAGAATATCTGTGGGGTAATATGCTTTCCTTGATTATTTATACCTTGGTCCTTTTTGTGATAACCAGCCTCAGATTTAAAAAGAAGATAGCCTGA
- a CDS encoding ABC transporter permease, whose amino-acid sequence MNRVLAAIKKEFLQFSRDKMLILLILFTYSAEIVLCTYALDFDVSNLRMVVYDQDKSQTSQILIERFISSEYFGKTFFVVDENEVNRLLDKGEADIGIIIPQDFSESISEGRTADIQAVFSGTNSNTANIARNYAISIINGFSLDEFVEFAGMKGLSITNIPNIEPEIRIWYNSELEFRYFMAISMIVVAGILIGIVHIAATMVREKESGTIDQLIVTPLRKYEIILSKVVPTMTVGLLALIPSLLIAIWFRVPIRGSVPLFFFTSAIALFSSMGIGAYISTVSSNLQQALLIAFFVLFPLMFLSGTLVPIESMPASLQYLSYLSPVRYYMEITLGIFLKGNGLTILWPKLISLFAFGVILFSFSLYRLGKKMYV is encoded by the coding sequence ATGAATAGAGTACTTGCGGCAATTAAAAAGGAATTTCTTCAGTTTTCAAGAGATAAGATGCTCATACTATTAATACTATTTACTTACAGCGCTGAGATTGTACTTTGCACTTATGCACTTGACTTCGATGTAAGTAACCTGCGTATGGTTGTTTATGACCAGGATAAAAGTCAGACAAGTCAGATACTCATCGAGAGATTCATCTCCAGTGAGTATTTTGGCAAGACATTTTTTGTCGTAGACGAGAATGAAGTAAATCGTTTGTTAGATAAAGGTGAGGCTGACATAGGAATTATCATTCCCCAGGATTTTTCAGAAAGCATAAGTGAAGGACGAACGGCGGATATTCAGGCCGTCTTCAGCGGAACCAACTCGAATACAGCAAATATTGCAAGGAATTACGCCATATCAATAATAAACGGTTTTTCACTTGACGAATTTGTCGAGTTCGCGGGCATGAAAGGATTATCAATAACAAATATTCCCAACATAGAGCCGGAAATCAGGATTTGGTATAACTCGGAACTTGAATTCCGCTACTTCATGGCTATCTCGATGATTGTGGTAGCCGGAATTCTCATAGGAATAGTTCATATAGCGGCTACAATGGTTCGTGAGAAGGAATCAGGTACTATAGATCAGCTTATTGTCACCCCTTTAAGAAAGTACGAAATCATTCTGTCAAAGGTTGTCCCGACTATGACGGTAGGCCTGCTGGCTCTTATTCCCAGTCTTTTAATTGCCATCTGGTTCAGAGTCCCCATCAGGGGAAGTGTCCCCTTATTCTTTTTTACATCAGCGATAGCACTCTTTTCGAGTATGGGTATTGGGGCGTATATATCTACAGTATCTAGCAACCTGCAACAGGCTCTTCTCATAGCGTTCTTTGTTCTCTTCCCGTTAATGTTTTTATCAGGAACTCTTGTGCCTATTGAAAGTATGCCTGCATCACTCCAGTACCTATCTTATTTAAGTCCTGTACGATATTACATGGAAATCACGCTAGGGATCTTTCTGAAAGGCAACGGGTTAACCATTTTATGGCCCAAATTAATCTCACTTTTTGCTTTCGGCGTTATATTGTTTTCTTTTAGTCTCTATAGATTGGGAAAGAAAATGTACGTTTAG